One Amaranthus tricolor cultivar Red isolate AtriRed21 chromosome 1, ASM2621246v1, whole genome shotgun sequence DNA window includes the following coding sequences:
- the LOC130817460 gene encoding uncharacterized protein LOC130817460: MLCSSLRSRLRSWLRDYDNIQSVAVILLYIQIGCSLVGSLGALYTGVPLINLAIALFALVAIESGSQSLGRTYAFLLFFAILIDIIWFLFFSYDIWHMSSEDNGTFFLFSLKLTLLMQILGISVRILSSFLWIQMYRLGISHVESSVSREADFDLRNSFLSPVTPAVARQSSDSEDQLGGSIYDPAYYSSLFEVTPDDKYSKKGKNNADGDPSSQEESCVLKLSVGTDLQAIMDKNERAHIEKQT; this comes from the exons ATGCTTTGTTCTTCATTAAGGAGCCGATTACGGTCTTGGCTTCGTGATTACGATAATATTCAATCGGTTGCCGTCATTCTTCTTTACATCCAG ATTGGATGCTCTTTGGTTGGATCTCTTGGAGCATTGTATACTGGTGTGCCTCTTATTAATCTGGCTATAGCCTTATTTGCTCTTGTGGCTATTGAAAGCGGTAGTCAAAGCCTTGGCCGAACCTAtgctttcttgctcttctttGCTATTCTTATCGACATTATCTGGTTTCTGTTTTTCTCATATGACATATG GCACATGTCATCAGAAGACAATGggacattttttttgttttccttaAAACTTACTCTGTTAATGCAAATTCTTGGGATTTCCGTTAGAATACTGTCCTCATTTTTGTGGATTCAGATGTATAGACTAGGGATTTCACATGTAGAAAGTTCAGTTTCTCGAGAAGCAGATTTTGATTTAAGAAACAGTTTTCTGAGTCCTGTCACCCCTGCAGTAGCTAGACAATCCTCAGATTCAGAAGATCAATTAGGTGGTTCTATATATGATCCAGCATATTATTCCTCCCTATTTGAAGTTACCCCTGATGATAAATACTCAAAAAAG GGGAAAAACAATGCAGATGGTGATCCATCATCTCAGGAAGAAAGCTGTGTATTGAAGCTGTCTGTGGGGACTGATCTTCAGGCTATAATG GACAAGAATGAACGCGCACATATAGAGAAGCAAACATAG
- the LOC130817466 gene encoding GTP-binding protein OBGC, chloroplastic: MLLFRYPFPVFFEHPPMSSLSTSFSPLAFSRPNKPNYRKLSQSPNPRFTSKAKSKSKSKSKSKSKSNSGSSDEKLASSIAIEATTYTRLPPKDEFLASSLIGAYREITLSDSTVVPKFEDLTSTVEFKEFGNGEKLSGFNYLDYEVPDVEDDEEFDEDYDSFDEDIDYEEEDDDDEVVVYGGQVFDGLEEGEDEDENEEKEKEKGIPAVMRCFDRAKIYVKAGNGGNGVVAFRREKYVPLGGPSGGDGGRGGNVYVEVDSAMNSLLPFRNCLHFRAGRGSHGQGRKQHGAKGEDVVVKVAPGTVIREARDDGVEGQVLLELLHPGQRALLLPGGRGGRGNAAFKSGFNKVPKIAENGEEGPEMWLELELKLVADVGIVGAPNAGKSTLLSVISAARPEIANYPFTTLLPNLGVVSFDYDSAMIVADLPGLLEGAHRGFGLGHEFLRHTERCSVLVHVVDGSSPQPEYEFDAIRLELELFNPELAEKPYLVAFNKMDLPEASDRWETFKEHLLAKGIEPFCMSAISQQGTHGVVCAAYKLVTELKQAAKGVEGWAAPANLNHVAESIKKKRAVPINEFDITHDVSSNTWFIIGEGLERFVQMTNWRYVDSERRFQHVLDACGVNKSLIDRGVKEGDTVIIAGLERIWYNSSGNAGTSGASKRSTDSIRWPNWK; the protein is encoded by the exons ATGCTGCTCTTCCGATACCCATTCCCAGTTTTTTTCGAACATCCACCAATGTCTTCACTTTCCACCTCTTTTTCTCCACTCGCATTTTCTCGCCCCAATAAACCCAATTACAGGAAGCTCTCGCAAAGCCCTAATCCTCGATTCACTTCCAAAgccaaatcaaaatcaaaatcaaaatcaaaatcaaaatcaaaatcaaattctgGTAGCTCAGATGAAAAATTAGCGTCATCAATCGCAATTGAGGCTACTACATACACTCGTCTTCCGCCTAAAGATGAGTTTCTTGCCTCTTCCCTCATTGGCGCTTATCGAGAAATCACGCTGTCTGATTCAACTGTTGTTCCTAAATTTGAGGACCTAACAAGCACAGTTGAGTTTAAGGAATTTGGAAATGGAGAAAAGTTAAGCGGGTTTAATTATCTGGATTATGAGGTTCCAGATGTTGAAGACGATGAAGAGTTTGATGAAGATTATgattcttttgatgaagacatTGATTAtgaagaggaggatgatgatgatgaagtggTGGTTTATGGAGGCCAAGTATTTGATGGTTTAGAGGAGGGGGAAGATGAGGATGAGAatgaggagaaggagaaggagaagggaaTTCCTGCAGTGATGAGATGTTTTGATAGGGCAAAGATATATGTGAAAGCTGGCAATGGTGGAAATGGGGTTGTGGCATTTAGGAGAGAGAAATATGTTCCGTTAGGGGGACCGTCTGGAGGAGATGGAGGGAGAGGAGGGAATGTGTATGTGGAGGTTGATAGTGCCATGAATTCTTTATTGCCATTTAGGAATTGCTTGCATTTTAGGGCAGGAAGAGGATCTCATGGGCAAGGGAGAAAACAGCATGGGGCCAAAGGGGAGGATGTGGTGGTGAAGGTAGCGCCAGGGACAGTGATTCGAGAGGCGAGGGATGATGGGGTTGAAGGTCAAGTGTTGTTAGAGTTGTTGCATCCAGGACAAAGGGCTTTGCTTTTGCCTGGTGGTAGAGGTGGTAGAGGAAATGCTGCCTTCAAGTCAGGGTTTAATAAGGTGCCTAAGATTGCTGAAAATGGAGAGGAAGGTCCTGAAAT GTGGTTGGAGTTGGAGCTCAAGCTAGTTGCAGATGTTGGTATTGTTGGTGCTCCAAATGCTGGAAAAAGCACACTTCTTAGTGTTATAAGTGCTGCTCGACCAGAAATAGCAAACTATCCTTTCACGACTTTGCTGCCAAATCTGGGTGTAGTTTCATTCGACTATGATTCTGCGATGATTGTAGCTGATTTACCAGGTTTGCTTGAAGGTGCACACCGAGGCTTTGGTTTGGGTCATGAATTTCTGCGGCATACTGAAAGATGCTCTGTCCTG GTGCATGTTGTTGATGGTTCATCACCGCAGCCAGAATATGAATTTGATGCAATTCGTTTAGAGCTCGAACTGTTTAACCCTGAACTTGCAGAAAAGCCTTATCTAGTTGCATTTAACAAGATGGATCTACCAGAAGCATCTGACAGATGGGAAACATTCAAGGAGCACCTTCTGGCTAAGGGTATTGAACCTTTTTGCATGAGTGCTATTAGTCAACAGGGTACTCATGGAGTAGTTTGTGCTGCCTATAAGCTTGTGACAGAACTCAAGCAAGCTGCTAAAGGAGTTGAAG GTTGGGCTGCTCCTGCCAATCTCAATCATGTGGCTGAGAGCATTAAGAAGAAACGAGCTGTCCCTATCAATGAGTTTGATATTACTCATGATGTTAGTTCAAATACATGGTTTATAATTGGAGAAGGATTAGAGCGGTTTGTTCAAATGACAAATTGGAG GTATGTAGATTCTGAAAGAAGGTTCCAACATGTTCTTGATGCTTGTGGTGTTAACAAATCTCTCATTGATCGTGGTGTCAAGGAAGGCGATACTGTCATCATAGCAGGG TTGGAACGAATATGGTATAATTCTTCAGGAAATGCAGGCACCTCTGGTGCAAGTAAGAGGTCAACAGATTCAATCAGATGGCCTAACTGGAAATGA